The following coding sequences are from one Bradyrhizobium sp. WSM471 window:
- a CDS encoding DUF1491 family protein, with the protein MRLKSNIWVSAYLRRCQTEGVYGAVRRRGAEEAGAVFVKVSLLDGNAMLYVPAPQTSYDDGRPVDRFFVPLAPQPMPETAVEERLNKEIRFDSDIWIVETEDRAGRHFLELAKT; encoded by the coding sequence ATGCGTTTGAAATCAAACATCTGGGTCTCAGCCTATCTGCGCCGGTGCCAGACCGAGGGCGTGTACGGCGCGGTGCGTCGTCGCGGCGCGGAGGAGGCGGGTGCGGTGTTCGTGAAGGTCTCGCTGCTTGACGGCAATGCGATGCTCTACGTGCCCGCGCCGCAGACCTCTTATGACGACGGTCGGCCGGTCGATCGTTTCTTCGTGCCGCTTGCGCCGCAGCCGATGCCGGAGACCGCGGTGGAGGAGCGCCTGAACAAAGAGATCCGCTTCGACTCCGACATCTGGATCGTCGAGACCGAAGACCGCGCCGGGCGGCATTTTCTCGAGCTGGCGAAGACCTGA
- a CDS encoding DUF2336 domain-containing protein encodes MTKSLFPGFDGLMTLSRREGVDVRPTLLRVLTDLYVQSSTHSDDEQRQFVELATRLIDQVDDATRAAVKARLAIYPSTPAPIKQKLGLSAAQEGRRVPLAREIPAPALAPPPAPLPVRTPTDAELRMASNMAMQPKDAADIHDMFFRAGAAERALILHNLAQTPLKAAPRIPTVRAKRAIQILEMAAIAGDLENFTSELGDSLILPSRVAAQIVDDASGEALAVAARALDMPSPVFQRILLFFKPEIGNSVTDVYRLSRLYDRLSDRSALVMLAAWRGSTLAVTRAKYQPSLHDSERQRARAGASQARPGVQPGSAPAVRTGTSGSSDR; translated from the coding sequence ATGACCAAGTCGTTGTTTCCAGGATTCGACGGGCTGATGACCCTCTCCCGTCGCGAAGGCGTCGATGTTCGTCCGACGCTGCTGCGCGTGCTGACTGACCTTTATGTCCAGTCGAGCACCCACAGCGACGACGAGCAGCGCCAGTTCGTCGAGCTCGCCACGCGACTGATCGACCAGGTCGACGACGCGACGCGCGCGGCCGTCAAGGCGCGGCTTGCGATCTATCCGTCGACGCCGGCCCCGATCAAACAGAAGCTCGGACTGTCGGCCGCGCAGGAGGGCCGCAGGGTTCCGCTCGCGCGGGAAATCCCGGCGCCCGCCCTTGCCCCCCCTCCTGCCCCCTTGCCGGTTCGCACGCCAACCGACGCCGAGCTGCGCATGGCCTCGAACATGGCGATGCAGCCAAAGGACGCGGCCGATATCCACGACATGTTCTTCCGCGCGGGCGCCGCCGAGCGCGCGCTGATCCTGCACAATCTGGCGCAGACCCCGCTGAAGGCCGCGCCGCGGATTCCGACGGTACGCGCCAAGCGCGCGATCCAGATCCTCGAGATGGCGGCGATCGCGGGCGATCTCGAGAATTTCACCTCCGAGCTCGGCGACAGCCTGATCCTGCCCTCGCGCGTCGCAGCCCAGATCGTCGACGATGCAAGCGGCGAAGCGCTCGCGGTCGCCGCGCGCGCACTCGACATGCCGAGCCCGGTGTTCCAGCGCATCCTGCTGTTCTTCAAGCCGGAGATCGGCAACTCCGTGACCGACGTATACCGGCTGTCGCGTCTTTACGATCGTCTCAGCGATCGCTCGGCTCTGGTGATGCTGGCCGCCTGGCGCGGCTCGACGCTCGCCGTCACCCGCGCCAAGTACCAGCCGTCGCTGCACGACAGCGAGCGCCAGCGCGCGCGTGCGGGCGCAAGCCAGGCACGCCCGGGCGTGCAGCCCGGCTCCGCGCCCGCGGTGCGGACCGGCACCAGCGGATCATCGGATCGCTAG